A region of Streptomyces halobius DNA encodes the following proteins:
- a CDS encoding SDR family NAD(P)-dependent oxidoreductase, with the protein MGKLDGRVVIVTGAARGQGEQEARLFVAEGARVVVGDVLDGPGEALAKDLGEEWARFVHLDVSREDEWSGAVAAAKSTFGKVDGLVNNAGILRFNELVSTPLEEFQQVVQVNQVGAFLGMKAVTPELEAAGGGTIVNTASYTALTGMAFLTSYAATKAAIVGMTRVASMELAGKGIRVNAMCPGAVDTPMTNPDRVAADGGPKAADETGSAALDEFYGKVIPMGRIGRPEEVARLALFLSCEDSSYITGQPFVIDGGWMAGVSVF; encoded by the coding sequence ATGGGAAAGCTGGACGGGCGGGTCGTCATCGTCACGGGTGCGGCGCGTGGGCAGGGCGAGCAGGAGGCGCGGCTCTTTGTGGCGGAAGGGGCGCGGGTGGTGGTGGGGGATGTGCTGGACGGGCCGGGGGAGGCGCTGGCCAAGGATCTGGGGGAGGAGTGGGCCCGTTTCGTCCACCTGGATGTGAGTCGGGAGGACGAGTGGTCGGGGGCGGTCGCTGCCGCGAAGTCGACGTTCGGGAAGGTCGACGGGCTGGTCAACAACGCCGGGATCCTGCGGTTCAACGAACTGGTCAGCACGCCTCTGGAGGAGTTCCAGCAGGTGGTGCAGGTCAACCAGGTGGGCGCGTTCCTGGGGATGAAGGCCGTGACGCCCGAGCTGGAGGCGGCCGGCGGCGGGACGATCGTGAACACCGCTTCGTACACGGCGCTGACCGGGATGGCGTTCCTGACGTCGTACGCGGCGACCAAGGCGGCGATCGTCGGGATGACCCGGGTCGCGTCGATGGAGCTGGCGGGCAAGGGGATACGCGTCAACGCGATGTGCCCGGGGGCGGTCGATACGCCGATGACCAACCCTGACCGGGTGGCGGCGGACGGCGGGCCGAAAGCGGCTGACGAGACGGGCAGCGCGGCGCTGGACGAGTTCTACGGGAAGGTCATCCCGATGGGGCGGATCGGGCGGCCCGAGGAGGTTGCCAGGTTGGCGCTCTTTCTGTCGTGCGAGGACTCGTCGTACATCACGGGGCAGCCGTTCGTGATCGATGGGGGGTGGATGGCCGGGGTTTCGGTGTTCTGA
- a CDS encoding N-acyl-D-amino-acid deacylase family protein: MLDHLIKGATVVDGTGGPSYVADVGIRDGRIAVIAEPGTGVEQARSSEDAQGLVLAPGFVDPHTHYDAQLFWDPYATPSLNHGVTTVAGGNCGFTLAPLHPDRPEDADYTRRMMSKVEGMSLVALEEGAPWNWHSFGDYLDALEGRIAVNAGFMVGHCALRRYVMGAEAIGGQPSPGQLAEMLRLFHDAMDAGAWGLSTTQSATHGDGDGRPVASRHARPDELLALSRAVAEHEGTQLEAIVAGCLDRFDDDEIDLLVDMSAAAGRPLNWNVLTIDAAVPERVPRQLLPSERARKAGGRIVALTMPILTPMNMSLGTFCALNLIPGWGEILGLPVPERIAGLRDAGVRAEILRRANSEEAGVFRRLTDFARYVIGDTYSAVNEGLSGRVVRDIAAERGQDAFHCLVEICANDELRTVLWPMPTDNDPASWALRRETWQHEDVMLGGSDAGAHLDRMCGAPYTTRFLGDCLRGRKLVGLERAVQMLTDDPARLFGLRERGRVAEGHHADLVLFDPERIDAGAATLVRDLPGDSPRLDSKAVGVVSVRVNGVEAIRGDVVTGAVPGRVLRSGRDTETVRTG, translated from the coding sequence ATGCTCGACCACCTGATCAAGGGCGCGACCGTCGTGGACGGTACGGGCGGGCCCTCGTACGTCGCCGACGTCGGCATACGGGACGGGCGGATCGCGGTGATCGCCGAGCCGGGGACGGGCGTCGAGCAGGCCCGTAGCAGCGAGGATGCCCAGGGGCTCGTCCTCGCGCCCGGCTTCGTCGATCCGCATACGCACTATGACGCCCAGCTGTTCTGGGACCCGTACGCCACCCCGTCGCTCAACCATGGCGTCACCACCGTCGCGGGCGGCAACTGCGGATTCACGCTCGCCCCGCTGCACCCCGACCGTCCCGAGGACGCCGACTACACCCGGCGGATGATGAGCAAGGTCGAGGGGATGTCGCTGGTCGCGCTGGAGGAGGGCGCCCCCTGGAACTGGCACTCGTTCGGTGACTATCTGGACGCGCTGGAGGGGCGTATCGCCGTCAACGCGGGCTTCATGGTGGGGCATTGCGCGCTGCGGCGGTATGTGATGGGCGCGGAGGCGATCGGGGGGCAACCTTCGCCGGGGCAGTTGGCGGAGATGCTGCGGCTGTTCCATGACGCGATGGACGCCGGCGCGTGGGGGCTGTCCACGACCCAGTCCGCCACCCACGGGGACGGTGACGGTCGGCCGGTCGCCTCGCGGCATGCGCGTCCCGACGAACTGCTCGCGCTCTCCCGCGCGGTCGCCGAACACGAGGGCACTCAGCTGGAGGCCATTGTCGCGGGCTGCCTCGACCGGTTCGACGACGATGAGATCGACCTGCTCGTGGACATGTCGGCGGCCGCCGGACGTCCGCTCAACTGGAACGTACTGACCATTGACGCGGCCGTGCCGGAACGGGTGCCGCGCCAGCTGCTGCCCAGCGAGCGGGCGCGTAAGGCCGGCGGCCGGATCGTCGCGCTGACCATGCCGATCCTGACCCCCATGAACATGTCGCTGGGCACCTTCTGCGCGTTGAACCTGATCCCCGGCTGGGGCGAGATCCTCGGTCTGCCGGTGCCCGAGCGGATTGCCGGGCTGCGTGACGCGGGGGTACGCGCCGAGATACTGCGGCGTGCGAACAGCGAGGAGGCTGGGGTCTTCCGGAGGCTGACGGACTTCGCGCGGTATGTGATCGGGGATACGTACTCGGCGGTCAATGAGGGGCTTTCGGGGCGGGTGGTCCGGGACATCGCGGCCGAGCGGGGGCAGGACGCCTTCCACTGCCTGGTCGAGATCTGCGCCAACGACGAGCTGCGGACGGTGCTGTGGCCGATGCCCACCGACAACGACCCGGCCAGCTGGGCACTGCGCCGGGAGACCTGGCAGCACGAGGACGTCATGCTGGGCGGCTCGGACGCGGGCGCGCATCTGGACCGGATGTGCGGCGCGCCGTACACCACCCGTTTCCTCGGGGACTGTCTGCGAGGGCGGAAGCTCGTCGGGCTGGAGAGGGCCGTACAGATGCTGACGGATGACCCGGCCCGGCTGTTCGGGCTGCGGGAGCGCGGCCGGGTCGCCGAGGGCCACCACGCCGACCTGGTGCTCTTCGACCCGGAGCGGATCGACGCCGGCGCCGCGACGCTGGTGCGCGACCTGCCTGGGGACAGTCCGCGGCTGGACTCGAAGGCGGTCGGGGTGGTGAGCGTACGGGTCAATGGGGTGGAGGCGATCCGGGGGGATGTGGTGACGGGCGCGGTGCCGGGGAGGGTGCTGCGGTCGGGGCGGGATACGGAGACGGTGAGGACGGGGTGA
- a CDS encoding TIGR03619 family F420-dependent LLM class oxidoreductase, protein MRIATTIFLTDETIRPDRLARELERRGFDGLYLPEHTHIPTSRDTPAPMGEPLPREYGRTLDPFVALGQAAAVTERLGLGTGITLVTEHDPVALAKRIATLDHLSDGRFTFGVGFGWNIEEAADHGVDWSTRRELTRDRVALMRALWAKEPTAYKGEFGSVRASLAHPKPAHGAPRTLIGGAAGPKLFGQIAEYADGWLPIGGRGLTETVPVLRQAWADAGRAGEPEVVPYAVRPSPGKLAHYRELGLQEVVLQLPPAEEAEVLRTLDDYAQYL, encoded by the coding sequence ATGCGGATCGCGACCACGATCTTCCTGACAGACGAGACGATCCGGCCGGACCGGCTCGCCCGTGAGCTGGAACGACGCGGGTTCGACGGGCTCTATCTCCCCGAGCACACACACATCCCGACGAGCCGTGACACCCCGGCCCCGATGGGTGAGCCGCTGCCCCGCGAATACGGCCGCACCCTCGATCCGTTCGTCGCGCTCGGCCAGGCCGCCGCCGTCACCGAGCGACTCGGCCTGGGCACCGGTATCACGCTCGTCACCGAGCACGACCCGGTCGCCCTCGCCAAACGGATCGCGACGCTCGACCACCTCTCCGACGGACGCTTCACCTTCGGCGTCGGCTTCGGCTGGAACATCGAGGAGGCCGCCGACCACGGAGTGGACTGGTCGACGCGGCGCGAGCTGACCCGGGACCGGGTGGCGCTGATGCGGGCGCTGTGGGCCAAGGAACCGACGGCGTACAAGGGTGAGTTCGGGTCGGTACGGGCGTCCCTCGCCCATCCCAAGCCGGCGCACGGTGCGCCGCGCACCCTGATCGGCGGTGCCGCCGGGCCCAAGCTCTTCGGGCAGATCGCCGAGTACGCGGACGGCTGGCTGCCGATCGGTGGGCGCGGGCTGACCGAAACCGTTCCGGTGCTGCGGCAGGCATGGGCGGACGCCGGGCGTGCGGGTGAGCCGGAGGTGGTGCCGTACGCGGTCCGCCCGTCGCCCGGGAAACTGGCGCACTACCGGGAGCTGGGGCTCCAGGAGGTGGTGCTGCAATTGCCGCCGGCCGAGGAGGCGGAGGTACTGCGGACGCTGGATGATTACGCGCAGTATTTGTGA
- a CDS encoding VOC family protein produces the protein MPRLDHTIVHSTDRFASARFLAELLDAPEPKAYGPFAALKLDNGVTLDFAEVVADGREFVPTHYAFLVTEDEFDAILARIQARELPYWADPRHTQPQVINTQDGGRGLYLDDPDGHNLEFLTRTYSDELLASLNR, from the coding sequence TTGCCTCGACTCGACCACACGATCGTGCACAGCACCGACCGTTTCGCCTCCGCGCGCTTCCTGGCCGAGCTGCTGGACGCTCCCGAACCCAAGGCGTACGGTCCGTTCGCCGCGCTCAAGCTGGACAACGGCGTGACACTCGACTTCGCGGAGGTTGTCGCAGACGGGAGGGAATTCGTCCCCACGCACTACGCGTTCCTGGTGACGGAGGACGAGTTCGACGCGATCCTGGCCCGTATCCAGGCGCGTGAGCTGCCCTATTGGGCCGACCCCCGGCACACCCAGCCGCAGGTGATCAACACTCAGGACGGCGGCCGAGGCTTGTACCTCGACGACCCCGACGGCCACAACCTGGAGTTCCTGACCCGGACGTACTCCGACGAACTCCTGGCCAGCCTGAACCGCTGA
- a CDS encoding aldehyde dehydrogenase family protein, whose amino-acid sequence MAPGAPGGGRVPGAERLFIGGEWVEPDAGHYDVVNPATEEVVGRAPEASRTQVEAAVGAARDAFEGWSRTTPEERSVILDRAAEVMRRESVRYAELAQAETGATTGTARGMQVGVSVARFKRYARGALEPVETGLPPQVNEGGPMGRAAVIGALAVRRPVGVVTCITSYNNPWANAAGKVAPALATGNTVVVKPAPQDPLSVYRMAEALAEAGVPPGVVNVVTGARPEVGEAAVAADGVDMVSFTGSTAVGQKIAEECGRGMRRQLMELGGKGAALVFDDADLAEAVAGIGTTFSFYSGQICTAPTRVLAQRGIYDRLVEGLAGYAGRLTVGDPREPGTVVGPVISAAHRDRVEAYVELATKEGARLVAGGGRPERERGFYVAPTLFADCGNEMRVVREEIFGPVVVVVPFDDEEEGIALANDSDYGLLDYVWSGDVARAFRVAGRLRAGGVGINTVGRNMEAPFGGFKRSGVGRDVGSYALHAYSELQAVVWAG is encoded by the coding sequence GTGGCCCCGGGGGCGCCGGGAGGCGGTCGAGTTCCCGGCGCTGAACGGCTGTTCATCGGTGGGGAATGGGTGGAGCCGGACGCCGGCCACTACGACGTCGTCAACCCTGCGACCGAGGAGGTCGTCGGACGGGCCCCGGAGGCGAGCCGGACGCAGGTGGAGGCGGCGGTGGGCGCTGCCCGCGACGCGTTCGAGGGCTGGTCGCGGACCACGCCCGAGGAGCGTTCGGTCATCCTGGACCGCGCGGCCGAGGTCATGCGCCGGGAGTCCGTCCGGTACGCGGAGCTGGCGCAGGCGGAGACCGGCGCGACGACCGGCACCGCGCGCGGGATGCAGGTCGGGGTGTCCGTCGCCCGCTTCAAGCGGTATGCGCGCGGTGCTCTGGAGCCGGTGGAGACCGGGCTGCCGCCGCAGGTCAATGAGGGTGGGCCGATGGGGAGGGCGGCCGTCATCGGGGCGCTGGCGGTGCGCCGCCCGGTGGGCGTCGTCACCTGCATCACCTCGTACAACAACCCCTGGGCGAACGCGGCGGGCAAGGTCGCGCCGGCGCTGGCGACGGGCAACACGGTCGTCGTCAAGCCCGCACCGCAGGATCCGCTGTCGGTGTACCGGATGGCCGAGGCGCTGGCCGAGGCCGGGGTGCCGCCGGGGGTGGTCAACGTCGTCACCGGTGCGCGGCCTGAGGTCGGTGAGGCGGCGGTGGCGGCGGATGGTGTGGACATGGTCAGCTTCACCGGTTCCACGGCCGTCGGGCAGAAGATCGCCGAGGAGTGCGGCCGGGGAATGAGGCGGCAGTTGATGGAGCTGGGCGGCAAGGGCGCGGCGCTGGTCTTCGACGACGCCGATCTGGCGGAGGCGGTGGCCGGTATCGGCACCACCTTCTCCTTCTACAGCGGGCAGATCTGCACCGCGCCGACTCGGGTACTGGCCCAGCGCGGCATCTATGACCGGCTGGTGGAGGGGCTCGCCGGGTACGCGGGCCGGCTGACGGTCGGGGATCCGCGCGAGCCCGGCACGGTCGTCGGCCCGGTGATCTCCGCGGCGCACCGGGACCGTGTCGAGGCGTACGTCGAACTGGCGACGAAGGAGGGCGCGCGGCTGGTCGCCGGGGGTGGGCGGCCGGAGCGGGAGCGCGGCTTCTATGTGGCGCCGACGCTGTTCGCGGACTGTGGGAACGAGATGCGGGTGGTGCGCGAGGAGATCTTCGGGCCGGTGGTGGTGGTCGTCCCCTTCGACGACGAGGAGGAGGGAATCGCGCTGGCCAACGACAGTGATTACGGGCTGCTGGACTACGTCTGGTCCGGCGATGTGGCCCGCGCGTTCCGGGTCGCGGGACGGCTGCGGGCGGGCGGGGTCGGTATCAATACGGTCGGCCGGAATATGGAGGCTCCGTTCGGCGGCTTCAAGCGCAGCGGGGTCGGGCGGGATGTGGGCTCCTATGCGCTGCATGCGTATAGCGAGTTGCAGGCGGTTGTCTGGGCGGGGTGA
- a CDS encoding CehA/McbA family metallohydrolase has product MDRREILRLSAVAGASGALTLGAVSFADAAPAAGGSGRRDSDEGSGVRSDGRPDGSEQTRTVTGHLPAGAPDFVYLPVKIPHGVREIAVAYRYDKPAVPQGTPGNACDIGIFDERGTELGGAGFRGWSGGARTEFFLRADDATPGYLPGPVNAGTWHIALGPYTVAPQGLTYEVTITLRYGPPGHTPAPVYPPERARGRGRAWYRGDNHLHSVYSDGKRTPAEIAALARAAGLDFITTSEHNTTSAHRAWDGLWGDDLLVLTGEEVTTRNGHVVAMGTDPGVFIDWRYRARDNVFGKYARAIRRAGGLVIPAHPHATCIGCNWKFGLDDADAVEVWNGPYTPDDEVTLAEWDNTLVAHTRGGAAWLPAVGHSDAHRDPDVVGLPQTVVLADDLSRRAVQDGIRAGRVWIAESSKIDLAFSVTGVRGEHAGIGERLEVPRTSKVTARLKISGAPGCTVFFVTDQGTLYTTPLPPSGAGTVSWRTTPDHAAYIRAEVRHPADTPGLPGPMAALTNPVFLGGGRN; this is encoded by the coding sequence ATGGACCGACGCGAGATTCTGAGACTTTCGGCGGTCGCGGGCGCGTCAGGCGCGCTTACGCTCGGAGCTGTGAGCTTCGCCGACGCGGCACCGGCAGCCGGAGGCTCCGGGCGACGGGACTCCGACGAGGGTTCCGGCGTCCGCTCTGACGGGCGCCCCGACGGGAGCGAGCAGACCCGCACGGTCACCGGCCATCTTCCCGCAGGGGCACCGGACTTCGTCTATCTTCCGGTCAAAATCCCGCACGGCGTCCGGGAGATCGCCGTCGCGTACCGCTACGACAAACCCGCCGTCCCTCAGGGCACGCCCGGCAACGCCTGTGACATCGGCATCTTCGACGAGCGCGGCACGGAGCTCGGCGGCGCCGGCTTCCGTGGCTGGTCGGGCGGTGCGCGTACGGAGTTCTTCCTGCGCGCCGACGACGCCACCCCCGGCTACCTCCCCGGCCCCGTCAACGCCGGCACCTGGCACATCGCCCTCGGCCCGTACACCGTCGCACCCCAGGGGCTGACGTACGAGGTCACCATCACCCTCCGCTACGGCCCTCCGGGACACACCCCCGCGCCCGTCTACCCTCCCGAGCGCGCCCGGGGCCGCGGCCGCGCCTGGTACCGCGGCGACAACCACCTGCACTCCGTGTACTCCGACGGCAAGCGCACCCCCGCCGAGATCGCGGCGCTGGCCCGCGCCGCCGGGCTGGACTTCATCACCACCTCCGAGCACAACACCACGTCCGCGCATCGCGCCTGGGACGGCCTGTGGGGCGATGACCTGCTCGTCCTCACCGGCGAGGAGGTCACCACACGCAACGGCCATGTGGTGGCGATGGGCACCGACCCCGGCGTCTTCATCGACTGGCGCTATCGGGCCCGCGACAACGTCTTCGGCAAGTACGCACGCGCCATCCGGCGGGCCGGTGGCCTGGTCATCCCGGCGCATCCGCACGCCACCTGCATCGGCTGCAACTGGAAGTTCGGGCTGGACGACGCCGATGCGGTGGAGGTGTGGAACGGCCCGTACACACCCGATGACGAGGTCACCCTCGCGGAGTGGGACAACACCCTGGTCGCGCACACCCGCGGCGGCGCGGCCTGGCTGCCGGCCGTCGGCCACAGCGACGCCCATCGCGACCCGGACGTGGTCGGCCTCCCACAGACCGTCGTGCTGGCCGACGACCTCTCCCGGCGCGCCGTCCAGGACGGCATCCGGGCCGGTCGGGTCTGGATCGCCGAGTCGTCGAAGATCGACCTCGCCTTCTCCGTCACCGGCGTACGCGGCGAACACGCCGGTATCGGGGAGCGCCTGGAGGTCCCCCGTACGTCGAAGGTCACCGCCCGGCTGAAAATCTCCGGTGCCCCGGGCTGCACGGTCTTCTTCGTCACCGATCAGGGCACCCTGTATACGACACCGCTGCCGCCGTCCGGCGCGGGCACCGTCAGCTGGCGGACGACGCCCGACCACGCCGCCTACATACGCGCCGAGGTACGCCACCCAGCAGACACGCCGGGCCTCCCGGGGCCGATGGCGGCGCTGACGAACCCCGTGTTCCTGGGCGGCGGCCGGAATTGA
- a CDS encoding LLM class flavin-dependent oxidoreductase, whose protein sequence is MEFGLFVQGYVPAARAVTDPEAEHHALMEETEYVIQADKSGFKYAWASEHHFLEEYSHLSANDVFLGYLAHATERIHLGSGIFNPLAPVNHPVKVAEKVAMLDHLSGGRFEFGSGRGAGSHEILGFMPGVTDMNHTKELWEETIAEFPKMWLQDEYPGFKGKHWELPPRKVLPKPYGKSHPAMWYAAGSPSSYAMAGKKGLGVLGFSVQKVADMEWVVESYKTAVKEAAAVGDFVNDNVMVTSTAICAETHKKAVEIAVGGGLNYLQSLLFRYHDTFPRPEGIPEWPELLPEYTEEIIELLIAEELMICGDPDEVLRQCKRWEQAGADQLSFGLPIGVPYEDTMNTIKLIGEHVIPKIDTDPVHRTTRFREGA, encoded by the coding sequence TTGGAATTCGGGCTCTTTGTGCAGGGATACGTACCGGCCGCGCGGGCGGTGACCGACCCCGAGGCCGAGCATCACGCGCTGATGGAGGAGACCGAGTACGTCATCCAGGCGGACAAATCCGGTTTCAAGTACGCCTGGGCCTCCGAGCACCACTTCCTGGAGGAGTACTCGCATCTGTCGGCGAACGACGTGTTCCTCGGTTACCTCGCGCATGCGACCGAGCGCATCCACCTGGGCTCGGGCATCTTCAACCCGCTGGCGCCCGTCAACCATCCGGTGAAGGTCGCCGAGAAGGTCGCCATGCTCGACCACCTCTCGGGCGGACGCTTCGAGTTCGGCTCCGGACGGGGTGCCGGCAGCCACGAGATCCTCGGCTTCATGCCGGGCGTGACCGATATGAACCACACCAAGGAGCTGTGGGAGGAGACCATCGCCGAGTTCCCCAAGATGTGGCTCCAGGACGAGTACCCCGGCTTCAAGGGCAAGCACTGGGAGCTGCCGCCGCGCAAGGTCCTGCCCAAGCCCTACGGCAAGTCGCATCCGGCGATGTGGTACGCCGCCGGGTCGCCGTCCTCGTACGCGATGGCCGGCAAGAAGGGGCTCGGCGTACTGGGCTTCAGCGTGCAGAAGGTCGCCGACATGGAGTGGGTCGTCGAGTCGTACAAGACGGCGGTGAAGGAGGCGGCGGCGGTCGGGGACTTCGTCAATGACAACGTGATGGTGACATCGACGGCGATCTGTGCGGAGACGCACAAGAAGGCGGTGGAGATCGCGGTCGGCGGCGGGCTCAACTACCTCCAGTCGCTGCTGTTCCGCTACCACGACACGTTCCCCCGGCCCGAGGGCATACCGGAGTGGCCGGAGCTGCTGCCCGAGTACACCGAGGAGATCATCGAGCTGCTGATCGCCGAGGAGCTGATGATCTGCGGCGACCCGGACGAGGTGCTTCGGCAGTGCAAGCGCTGGGAGCAGGCCGGTGCCGATCAGCTGTCGTTCGGGCTGCCGATCGGTGTGCCGTACGAGGACACGATGAACACGATCAAGCTGATCGGCGAGCACGTCATCCCGAAGATCGACACGGATCCGGTGCATCGGACGACCCGGTTCCGGGAGGGGGCGTGA
- a CDS encoding LLM class F420-dependent oxidoreductase codes for MVRILPQGRMAYGVQLPVQSQSSLFAEAWEAEAGPVDLVEIARSADHAGFAYIACCDHVAIPRRLAAAMGTTWYDPVATLSYLAGVTERVKLLSHVAIVGLRHPLISAKQYATLDHLSGGRLILGVGAGHVAEEFEALGADFRGRGAALDETVDALRAALGPDEYPEHHGERYRFRGLGQRPRPAQDRVPLWVGGSSPAAVRRAATRGDGWLPQGDPRDRLPAQIAKLKRLREAAGVAEPIEIGAIAEPLYVGEPGWPVGRRTLVGKADVIAESLREYAAMGVGQIQVRFRSRSRDELVDQMAAFGDDVAPLLDG; via the coding sequence ATGGTGCGGATCTTGCCGCAGGGGCGGATGGCTTACGGGGTGCAGTTGCCCGTTCAGTCGCAGAGCAGCCTCTTCGCGGAAGCGTGGGAGGCGGAGGCGGGGCCGGTCGATCTCGTCGAGATCGCGCGGAGCGCGGACCACGCCGGGTTCGCGTACATCGCGTGCTGCGATCACGTGGCGATACCCCGGAGGCTCGCGGCGGCGATGGGCACGACCTGGTACGACCCCGTGGCCACGCTCTCGTACCTGGCGGGGGTCACCGAGCGGGTGAAGCTGCTCAGCCATGTCGCCATCGTCGGACTGCGGCATCCGCTCATCTCGGCCAAGCAGTACGCCACCCTCGACCATCTCTCCGGCGGACGGCTGATCCTCGGGGTCGGGGCGGGGCATGTGGCGGAGGAGTTCGAGGCGCTGGGGGCCGACTTCCGGGGGCGTGGGGCTGCGCTCGACGAGACCGTCGACGCGCTGAGGGCTGCTCTCGGGCCCGACGAGTACCCCGAGCATCACGGCGAGCGGTACCGGTTCAGAGGGCTCGGGCAGCGGCCCCGGCCCGCCCAGGACCGTGTCCCCCTATGGGTGGGCGGCTCCTCGCCCGCGGCCGTCCGCAGGGCTGCGACCAGGGGTGACGGCTGGCTGCCGCAGGGCGACCCGCGCGACCGATTGCCTGCGCAGATCGCGAAGCTGAAGCGGCTGAGGGAGGCGGCCGGCGTCGCGGAACCGATCGAGATCGGGGCCATTGCCGAGCCGTTGTATGTGGGTGAGCCCGGTTGGCCGGTCGGGCGGCGGACGCTCGTGGGGAAGGCGGACGTCATCGCCGAGTCCTTGCGGGAGTACGCGGCGATGGGCGTGGGGCAGATTCAGGTGCGGTTCCGGAGCCGGAGCCGGGACGAACTCGTCGATCAGATGGCGGCGTTCGGGGACGATGTCGCGCCGCTTCTGGATGGTTAG